The Miscanthus floridulus cultivar M001 chromosome 17, ASM1932011v1, whole genome shotgun sequence genome has a window encoding:
- the LOC136516863 gene encoding protein translation factor SUI1 homolog produces MSDLDITLPSAFDPFAEANAEDSGAGPGTKDYVHVRIQQRNGRKSLTTVQGLKKEFSYNKILKDLKKEFCCNGTVVQDPELGQVIQLQGDQRKNVATFLVQAGIAKKENIKIHGF; encoded by the exons ATGTCTGATCTCGACATCACGCTTCCATCTGCCTTTG ATCCGTTTGCTGAGGCAAATGCTGAGGACTCTGGTGCTGGTCCTGGAACAAAGGATTATGTGCATGTGCGCATCCAGCAACGCAACGGCAGAAAGAGTCTGACTACAGTCCAGGGACTGAAGAAAGAGTTCAGCTACAACAAGATTCTCAAGGATCTCAAGAAGGAATTCTGCTGCAATGGTACTGTAGTCCAGGATCCAGAGCTAGGCCAG GTCATTCAGCTCCAAGGTGATCAGCGCAAGAATGTTGCTACTTTCCTAGTTCAG GCTGGGATTGCAAAGAAAGAGAACATCAAGATTCACGGGTTCTAA
- the LOC136517056 gene encoding WEB family protein At5g16730, chloroplastic-like, which produces MARPRRSSPVAMRSPARAAHGRRAAATPRQASSPSRPPRRGRRLRGVQSPSLASARRAPAPAHAPPPATPPLRWPGDAVAPRGSGAAASVRRIAASLWRAHPHPPPREPGKARRRLEPSPRHLHTPDRCNYYKAVLEGRTGTKPLGNGIIREVGPYSPSPRIEMEVATKWDRQCLNTSGGADYDFCDRHAAAANEEISALKEELMQARNRIHELEAESRSAKKKLDHLVKNLAEEKASWRSREHDKVRSILDAVKGDLNRERKNRQRAEVMNSKLMDEFSELKSLAKRYLQDYEKERKARELMEEVCDELAKEIADDKAEVEALKKESMKIRDEVEEERKMLQMAEVWREERVQMKLVDAKLTLDSKYSQLSELQANLEAFLSFHRGSSVDKETVRDGERLREAISSMKLHGKEFSYKPPPPSEDIFAVFEELRQREDISEKEIGQCNGDTPLNHATKIHTVSPETDIFLEKPANKYSTQPCARNEDDDDSGWETVSHVEEQGSSNSPDGSEPSVNGFCGRNDASASGTDWEEDNCENCRSNSGISGVCLTTGEKHPKKGSSFARLWRSSNGDGRRKTGSELLNGRLSSSRMLDAALSPDLKNSEVCQVSPSVGDWSPDLLNPHVVGAMKGGVEWPQGTQKRNLKSKFLNARTNGRKVQLRQALEQKI; this is translated from the exons ATGGCACGACCCCGCCGCTCGTCCCCGGTGGCGATGAGGTCTCCGGCCAGGGCGGCGCATGGCCGCCGGGCCGCCGCCACCCCGCGCCAGGCGTCGTCCCCGTCCCGGCcgccccgccgcggccgccggcTGCGCGGCGTCCAGAGCCCTTCCCTCGCCTCCGCCCGCCGCGCCCCCGCCCCGGCGCACGCGCCGCCGCCAGCCACCCCGCCGCTCCGTTGGCCCGGGGACGCCGTGGCGCCCCGCGGGTCAGGCGCTGCCGCGTCCGTGAGGAGGATAGCCGCGTCGCTGTGGCGGGCGCACCCGCACCCGCCGCCGCGGGAGCCCGGGAAAGCGCGGCGACGGTTGGAG CCTAGCCCAAGGCATCTGCATACTCCGGATCGTTGCAATTACTACAAAGCGGTCCTTGAGGGCAGGACAGGAACTAAGCCTCTTGGCAATGGCATCATTCGTGAG GTTGGACCTTATTCTCCATCACCCCGAATTGAAATGGAAGTAGCAACAAAATGGGACCGTCAATGCCTGAACACATCTGGCGGTGCTGACTATGATTTCTGTGATCGTCATGCAGCAGCTGCTAATGAAGAAATCTCTGCACTTAAAGAAGAGCTTATGCAGGCCCGCAACCGGATTCATGAGCTTGAAGCTGAGAGCCGATCAGCTAAGAAGAAGCTTGATCACTTGGTGAAGAATCTCGCTGAGGAAAAGGCTTCCTGGAGGAGTAGGGAGCATGATAAGGTTCGAAGCATCTTAGATGCTGTTAAAGGGGATCTGAATCGAGAGAGGAAGAATCGACAAAGGGCCGAAGTCATGAACTCAAAGTTGATGGATGAGTTCTCTGAGCTGAAGTCATTGGCTAAACGATATCTTCAAGATTATGAAAAGGAAAGAAAGGCCAGGGAACTCATGGAGGAGGTGTGTGATGAATTAGCGAAGGAGATTGCAGACGACAAAGCTGAGGTCGAAGCTTTGAAGAAAGAGTCAATGAAGATAAGAGATGAGGTGGAGGAAGAAAGGAAGATGCTACAGATGGCAGAGGTTTGGCGTGAAGAGAGGGTACAGATGAAGCTTGTGGATGCTAAACTGACATTAGACAGCAAGTATTCACAGCTGAGTGAGCTTCAGGCTAACCTGGAGGCTTTCCTCAGTTTCCACCGAGGCAGCAGTGTAGACAAAGAAACAGTAAGAGATGGTGAAAGGCTCAGGGAAGCAATTAGCTCAATGAAGCTTCATGGTAAAGAGTTCTCATACAAACCACCACCTCCTTCCGAGGACATTTTTGCTGTGTTTGAGGAACTCAGACAGAGAGAAGATATTAGTGAGAAGGAAATTGGACAGTGTAATGGAGATACTCCCTTGAACCATGCAACAAAGATCCATACAGTGAGTCCTGAAACTGACATCTTTCTGGAAAAACCAGCAAACAAATATTCCACTCAACCTTGTGCCAGaaatgaggatgacgatgacagtGGATGGGAGACCGTCAGCCATGTAGAGGAGCAAGGGTCTAGCAATTCACCTGATGGAAGTGAACCATCAGTAAACGGTTTCTGTGGACGAAACGATGCATCAGCAAGTGGAACCGACTGGGAAGAAGATAATTGTGAAAACTGCAGATCAAATAGTGGCATCAGTGGTGTCTGTTTGACGACTGGAGAGAAGCACCCGAAGAAGGGTTCTTCTTTTGCCCGACTCTGGAGGTCATCAAATGGTGATGGCAGGAGGAAAACAGGTTCAGAGTTACTGAATGGTAGGCTTTCAAGCAGCAGGATGCTCGATGCCGCTCTTTCTCCTGATCTCAAGAACAGTGAGGTGTGCCAAGTCTCACCGAGTGTTGGGGACTGGAGTCCAGACTTGCTAAACCCTCATGTTGTCGGCGCTATGAAAGGGGGTGTCGAATGGCCCCAAGGCACCCAGAAGCGCAACCTGAAGTCCAAATTCTTGAACGCAAGGACCAATGGACGTAAGGTACAGCTGCGCCAAGCGCTAGAACAGAAGATATAG